The following nucleotide sequence is from Desulfomonile tiedjei.
AAAACCCGCGCCCGCGCCCAGTTCCAGTACAGGCCCCGATTGCCGAGGCAGGGCCTCAACTATCCATCTGTACCATTCTTGGTAGAGTTTTCTAAGAAAGACCTTTTCGCGGAGGATTTGCCGGCGAACCACGGTGGCCTTTGGGTCATCCAGATCCAGGTTCCGGGCCAAAGGATGAGTCAACACCAGCTTAAACATTCCGAATGCTCCAGGTGTGGCGTCCGGAAACGCTTCGGCTAACCGGCACTACTCGCGCTCCTCCGCGGACACGGGGACCCGGCCCGAACGTATTCGAGCAGCACGGGTTTCCAGCAACCTGGCATCCTGTGTCTTTCCCAATTTCTTGCGAATGTCCGCCAGCTCCTCCAGACTCCGGGCAACTTTGGGATGGTCGCCGCCCAGGTTCTTCTCCAGCAATTCCAGGGCCCGTTGTAGAAAAGACTCAGCCTCCACGAGCGCGCCGTCTGATTCACAGAGGCCCGCGGCCAGGTGAAGGTTCGCTGCCCGGCTGAGCCAATCACGGCTGTCCAGCCCTCCTTGGGGCGCCTCGCGGAAACAGAAAGTCACGGCATTGACATGACCATCCGGGTTTTCCAGCGGCAGCACGTCTTGTTCGATGGCTATCTCCGCCTTGTTTCGAGCAACCAGCACGTACCCGGGGTGGAGGGGAGCGAATCCCTCCCTGGCAAGCTCGTCAAAAAAATCAGGCAAAAAGGCCCCTGATGTGCGATCTTTTATCAGATAGACGTCGGACAAGTGCAGGCCCACTGCCTCCGCGTAATTCCACCCCGTAAGCGTTTCCGCCAGCGAGTTCATGTGCCTTATGAGCCCGTTTTCGTCGGTAACTATGACTGCTCCACCGATCACCTCCAGGGCTTTGGTAAAACACGCTGCGGTATCTTTCGATTTTCTTTCCTGCAAATGCTTGTACAGCGAGACCTCGATGGTGGTGCGCAATTCGACTTCGGAAAAGGGTTTTACCAGGTAGCCGAAAGGTTGAGCCAGCTTGGCCCTCTGCAAAGTCTTTTCGTCTGTGTGGGCAGTCAAATATACTATCGGGATGTCATATCGGTCGTGAATTCTCTTGGCAGCCTCTACACCGTCCATTTCCCCTGCCAGTTTGATGTCCATGAGCACCAGATCCGGCTGAGCCGTTCCCGCGGTCTGTACGGCCTCTTCGCCCGAACTGACCACATCGGTGACGGTGTATCCGAGATTTTTAAGCTTTCTCTGAATTTCCATAGCGATGAGGATTTCGTCTTCGACGATCATTATTGTTTCAGCCGCCATGTGTTTCCCCCGAAGAATTCAAGAGTCGAAAATCTACTTTCACGGTTGTGCCTCCGTTGGAGGACACATGGAGTCGTCCACGCAATTGTGCCTCCGCTAGATTGGCAACCAACTGAAAGCCTAGAGACTCGTTCTTCTTGTAGTTGAAATCGGCCGGCAAACCTATGCCGTTGTCCTTTACCGACAAAACAAACCGATCCTCGGGAGCCCTTGAGAACTCGACCAGGACGCGGCCGCTGCGGCCTTCCGGGAAGGCGTGTTTCAGGCTGTTAGTAACCAGTTCGTTGATTATCAGGCCGCACGGAAAGACAGTTCCCACAGGAAGGAAAACATGATCCGCTCGCGTCTCCACGGAAACACCGGATGCTTTGTCAAAAAAAGCTTGAAGTATATGATTCGCCAGATTGGCGGCATATTCGGAGATGTCGATGCCGGCAAGGTCTTCGGAGCGATACAGATGGTCGTGAATGAGCGCCATGGACCGGATGCGACTCTGGCTGTCATTGAGCGCTCCGAGGACCCTTTCATCCTTGACGTAATCGCACTGGAGCGCAAGAAGGCTGGATATGATCTGCAAGTTGTTCTTGACCCGATGGTGGACCTCGCTTAACAACACTTCCTTTTCCTTCAGGGACGCTCTGATCTGTGCTTCGGCAATCTCGCGCTGGGATATTTCCATCCTGAGCTGCTCATTGGCTTGGCTTAGTTCCTTTGTTCTCTCCTGGACCTTTCTTTCCAGTTCTTGTTGAGCCTGCTTTAACGCCTCTTCCGCGGCTATTCTGGCTGAGATCTCCCGCTGCATCTCCTCATTGGCCTTTTCCAATGCCCTGCGGCGTTCCTTCTCCTCCTGATACAGCCTTGCCAGATCATTCGCGTATTTCAGCGACTGTTCAATGAGCTGATGCTTTTCGAGGTCTTGTTCCTTGTCCAAATCCGGGCCTTCATTCATGCCGATTTCCCCGGAAACCACGGTCACCCTAAAACTTGTTCCACCTTTTTGAGCAATTCCAGCGGGCTGAAAGGCTTCGCGAAGTATTCGTCAGCGCCGGCTTGGAGCCCCTCTCGCCTGTCAGTGGACTGGCCCTTGGCGGTAAGTAGAATTATTGTGCAGTCCCTGGTTGTCGGGTCGCGTTTTATTGTGCGAGTGGCTTCAAGCCCGTCCACCGGGCCTGGCATCATAATGTCCATCAGAATCAGATCCGGTTTTTGGGCCTGAGCGATCTCTATCGCTTGTGTCCCTGTTTCGCCCTTCAGGATCTCGTATTCTCCTCGGGAAAGGGTTGCTTCAACAAGGTCTCTGACTTCTTCGAGATCGTCCACGATAAGGATTTTCTTCATTGTCCGGCATCCTTCAGGTCACTTTGTTACGAGGTCGCGAAGTTCAGATTGAACATAAACCGTAACATGACGCGGCAGAATGCCACATTGTATCATTAACGAGCTTGGAACGGTAGACTTGAATAGTGCTTTTCGGCTCTTTTGCAGCAAGTTGCGGCCGTGGCTATAGTCATCGGCGCCAAGCGATCTCTTATACAGGTTGCCAGAAGTAATGTCCGTTTGGCCATGAGACGGTCAGTCCGGTTTTCAGAACGTTTCGAAAGAGCCTACTTTGCAGGACGGCTATGACGCCCGTCGTTCCCGCGAAGGCGGGAACCTTGTAGGCACCGGCCTCCGTGCCGGTGCACATTTTGGCCGGCAGGGACGCCGGCCCTACGATTCCTGCTTTCGCAGGAATGACGGAATGGAGTGCCTGCAAATCGGACAGGAGATGTGGCAACTGCTATAAAACCGGCGCGCTTTCATTTGAGTAACATTGAGAACGCCTGTCGCGGGATTCGAGGACGGCTTGTTCGCTCCCTAACAGAATGAAGAAAGCATATACATAGCAGGCGGCGCTAAGCGTCACCGTTGGCTCAGGGCAATCGTCTCTCCGTGCCTGAGCGCGACGAATTCCCCATCAGGCAAGTTTTTTGATTTTCGCGCCTGTTCAAGCCGTTTCGGCGGTTCGTCAAGCGGCTCGTCGCTGAGCACAAAAGTCCCCCAGTGTATGCCGACGGACTTCTTTGAGCGGACATCCAGATGGACCCGGACCGCCTCGTCGGGATTCATGTGAGAACTCCGCATGAACCATCGAGGCTCGTAGGCTCCGATAGGGATGGCCGACAGGTCAAACGGTCCCAGTCTTCGGCCTATTTCCTCAAATATACCGGCGTAGCCCGAGTCGCCCGCAAAATAGAAACTAAAACCTTCTGATCTTATCACCCAGCCGGCCCACAAGGTTTGATTTCGAGGCGTCAAAAGCCTCTTGCTCCAGTGCCGAGCCGGAACCGCGATGATTTCCAGGCCGTCGGCATGTTGCACGTCCCACCAGTCCATTTCTCGCACATTCGTTATGCCGAGATCCCGGAACCATTCCTTCAGCCCGAGCGGCACGAAGAATATGGTTTCTCGGCCCCCTTCCCTGTTGTACAGATCCATTATGGTGGGCTGATCCAGTGAATCGTAATGATCATGGGAGATGACGACGATGTCGATTCGCGGAAGGTCTCGGAGCGCCAATCCCGGCGGAATCACTCGCTTGGGGCCTATCCATTGAAGCGGCGACGCGCGCTGAGAAAATTGGGGGTCTGTCAGTATGTTCTTGCCGCCCAGTTGCAGCAAAATCGTGGCATGGCCGATCCATGTGAAAGTTGTTTTGTTGCTGTTGGACTTAAGATCCTGCGGGTCATTCTTGGCCGGAGGGAAATTGTAAGTCGCTTTCGGAGGAAGTCCCTTCCGGAAACGCTCCCATTGCCATCGCAAGAGGTCGGTGAATCCACGTTCGTCAACGGAATCAGGATTCTTGAAGCCTGACGCTGTGTGGTGCGACTTGCCGGAATCGAGTGACCGATCGGCAGAACTTGGCGCAACAAGCATTACCGCTCCAGCGAAAGCCGCAACAAACAATAGTAGACTACACCAGGTCGTTGGCATCCGAAGCACCCTGACGAAATTGAAATAATAGCGGATGTAAGACTTCGCAGAACTTCAGAGACATTTGAAGGCACCCCTTCAGAAGCTCCCAATTATTGCAAACAATTTTGCTACCGGCAGGTGTCCGGCGTAGCTGAAGGGAGCACCGCCAGTTGATCAGAGACTCAGCCTCAGCCCTTGCCTTCGCAGAGGCAAGGGCTGCAAATCATAGGAGTTTTTGGGGTGGGGTCCGGGGAGGCCCTTTTTGCAAAAAGGGCCTCCCCGGCCACTCTTCAAATAACTCATAGGTTTTGCAGCCACCTTAGATCAACTTTTGGTCCCGGGCGAGAAAATCTCTTTGAAAAAAGACTGCATCGCTTGCCAGGATCTCCGGTTGGCCGATTCGTTGTACGCCGCTCCTTTGCTGTTGTCCGTACCCGCGGCAGGTGTAGTGAACGCATGAACCGAGTTGCCGTAGAAGATCATTTGCCAGTCCACGCCTGCTTTCCGCATCTCGTCCTCGAATGCCGCGACTTCCTTGGGGGGGACAAATGGATCGTCCGCGCCGTGCAAGACCAGCAGTTTTGCCTTTATGTTCTTCGCGTCATTCGGGTTGGGTGTGTCCAGGCCGCCGTGGAAGCTGACCACTCCTTTAATGTCCGCACCGCTCCGGGCCAATTCCAGGCCAACAGTGCCGCCGAAACAGTATCCGATCACGGCAACGCGGCTCGGGTCAACAATTTTGTTTTTCTTCAATTCCGCGAGCGCCGCGTGGATACGCTGTCGCATAAGCTCACGATCGGACTTGTATTTGGTGGCCAACGCGGACGCCTCCTGGGTATTCGCGGGCCGCACGCCCTTGCCGTACATGTCCGCGACAAAAGCAACGTACCCCAGACCGGCCAATTTGTCCCCTATGCTTCGGTAATGCTCGCCAAGCCCCATCCAATCAGGGACCACAAGGATACCGGGACGACGGCCCTCTGCATCCTCGTAACTGAGGTACCCTTCGAGAGCTACATCATGGTCTTTGTACTCGACGGTTTCCTTGTGAGACGCGGCGACTGCCTGAGTAGCGAGCAGTGTGGCCAGCATCAACATTAGCACTAATTTCATTTCCGTCTCCTCTTGCACTTACCAACTGTACATGGAATCAATTTCAGTGATTCCATGTGGCAATTATGATGCGAGATTTGAGCGAAAGGATTCAGTCATCCTCATGTGTTTGTTGCGAAGTGAAAAAAGATAGAACTCCCGGTAGGTGCTATAATACAATAGAAATACCGGGCGTTGTTCGTCGGCAAGCGGCAACCATTAAAGGAAACACCTGATCTTTCATTTCTGAGCAAACATTCAATCCGTTCGTTGCGCAGGAGGAATCATGAAAAGTCTGACTGTCGCTCTTGTCCTGGTCCTGTTTTCTCTGGTTCAGGCGGATGCGCAGAGCTATTCCAGGGGTGGTTATCAGTCCAGCAGAACCACGGTGGATGTGCGTGTCAATTCAGACCAGGGAAGCTATTCGGCAAGATCCT
It contains:
- a CDS encoding MBL fold metallo-hydrolase gives rise to the protein MLVAPSSADRSLDSGKSHHTASGFKNPDSVDERGFTDLLRWQWERFRKGLPPKATYNFPPAKNDPQDLKSNSNKTTFTWIGHATILLQLGGKNILTDPQFSQRASPLQWIGPKRVIPPGLALRDLPRIDIVVISHDHYDSLDQPTIMDLYNREGGRETIFFVPLGLKEWFRDLGITNVREMDWWDVQHADGLEIIAVPARHWSKRLLTPRNQTLWAGWVIRSEGFSFYFAGDSGYAGIFEEIGRRLGPFDLSAIPIGAYEPRWFMRSSHMNPDEAVRVHLDVRSKKSVGIHWGTFVLSDEPLDEPPKRLEQARKSKNLPDGEFVALRHGETIALSQR
- a CDS encoding dienelactone hydrolase family protein; the protein is MKLVLMLMLATLLATQAVAASHKETVEYKDHDVALEGYLSYEDAEGRRPGILVVPDWMGLGEHYRSIGDKLAGLGYVAFVADMYGKGVRPANTQEASALATKYKSDRELMRQRIHAALAELKKNKIVDPSRVAVIGYCFGGTVGLELARSGADIKGVVSFHGGLDTPNPNDAKNIKAKLLVLHGADDPFVPPKEVAAFEDEMRKAGVDWQMIFYGNSVHAFTTPAAGTDNSKGAAYNESANRRSWQAMQSFFKEIFSPGTKS
- a CDS encoding response regulator — protein: MAAETIMIVEDEILIAMEIQRKLKNLGYTVTDVVSSGEEAVQTAGTAQPDLVLMDIKLAGEMDGVEAAKRIHDRYDIPIVYLTAHTDEKTLQRAKLAQPFGYLVKPFSEVELRTTIEVSLYKHLQERKSKDTAACFTKALEVIGGAVIVTDENGLIRHMNSLAETLTGWNYAEAVGLHLSDVYLIKDRTSGAFLPDFFDELAREGFAPLHPGYVLVARNKAEIAIEQDVLPLENPDGHVNAVTFCFREAPQGGLDSRDWLSRAANLHLAAGLCESDGALVEAESFLQRALELLEKNLGGDHPKVARSLEELADIRKKLGKTQDARLLETRAARIRSGRVPVSAEERE
- a CDS encoding response regulator, translated to MKKILIVDDLEEVRDLVEATLSRGEYEILKGETGTQAIEIAQAQKPDLILMDIMMPGPVDGLEATRTIKRDPTTRDCTIILLTAKGQSTDRREGLQAGADEYFAKPFSPLELLKKVEQVLG